TAATTTCAACCTATTCAATATCTGATTTGCACTAAAGATAGAGGTCGTTTCTATTAGCTATATCTAGGATTAATGTAGCCTAGAACATTCAAGCCTAGATTTTTATGTCTAATAATTTAGTTGAAAATCCGGAAATTTCTGAAGACAACAGTGAGCAAGATTCGACTTTAGAATTAGAATTTGCCGTGTTTATCAGTAAATTTAAAACTGGTATTTGGCTGTTAGGCATTCCCGCTTGGATTTACGGAATATGCGATAGGAGTTTGGACGCATTTACTGATGGTTATTTATCTAGTCTAGAATTTTTCCATCTCTTGACTACAACCTTGTTTTTTTGCAGTTGGCTGTATTTAAAACCTGATGTTAAAGATAAGCAATTCCAGGAAAATTTATGTCCAATGCAAACAAATAAGTTTGCCTTAAAAAAGCGACATATGATTAGCCAAGAGTATATTTTACCTTTTCCTTACCTTTGCCAAATTTATCATCTGTTGAACTTAAAACATTTAGAAACAGTTCATAACTTCAGCTTAAATAACTTGAAGATTCTCAATGTTAGCCATTTTCAGCCCACAAATATCGGTGGAATCATCAAATTTCAAACAATTTTAGATTCTCCAGCTAATCCTTTGAGAATTTGGAGAAAACCCATTGTAGAGGTGGATTTAATCTTACACACTCCCCATACAATTGAATTGAGTATTCCAGTTTACAATCAAAAAAGAATAATTGTTATATTTCAAGCTTTTCCATTGACGGATAAGGAACATCAGTTATTTATAGATATTTATAGTGATCTAAATTGGCCGAAACCCTTACTGCAAATCTTGTTGCATTTTGCTTCTTGTTTGACATTGTTTGAAGATTTACCCTATTTACGCAACTTAGCTGACACGAATATTGAGCGTTTATTCAAATTAAGTAAATTTTCTAATAATGCAAGTACGCTACTCTTTAAAAGATTTGTTGAGCTTTATGGAACCAGTGGAAACACAGCTAAATTAATTGAAGGAAATAATTAAATCTGTGAAACCTCACCCCAACCTTCTTCTGAATAAGGAGCTACGGTTTACACAGAAGTCGGTAAATTCTCGTTTGTGTCATAAGATCCCACCCCTAGCCCCTCCCCGCAAGCGAGGAGGGGAACCGGATTTACAGTGAAATTCGGTTTTTAGGCCTGGAAACCCTTTTTGGATCAGGATGTGTGTACACGGTAGGAACAAGGAGAGGGAGGATGAATATTCTAAGCACGCGCTAGTAAAGGTGCGGCTGCTAGTAAAGTTTTAGTGTAGGTATGTTGAGGATTGCTAAAAATCTGCTTTGTCGTACCCAGTTCTACAATTTGACCACTATGCATCACGGCAATGCGATCGCACAAAAACCGCGCTAACCACAAATCATGAGTAATAAACAAGTACGTTAATTCAAATTCTACTTTCAATTCTAACATTAAATCTAGCACTTGTGTCTGGACACTGGCATCTAACATACTCACAGGTTCATCACAGATTAACAGTTTAGGACGAGTAATCAAAGCACGAGCGATCGCCACTCGTTGCTGCTGTCCCCCAGACAAATCCGCTGGATAACGTTGATAATAAAGTTCTGGTGGCGTTAATCCCACTTTTTCCAACATCCATAAAACTTGTGATTTCGCCTTGTCTGCATCAGCCAAATTGTGGATAAATAATGGATCAGCGATACTTTGTCCCACTGTCATCACCGGATTCAGACAAGCATGGGGGTCTTGAAAAATCATTTGCATTTGTCGCCGGGAAGCGCGAATTGCTTGGGGCGATAAAGTCGTTAATTCCTGTCCTAAAAATTCAACTTTGCCAGCCGTAGGACGAATCAGTTGTAATATTGTCCTAGATAGAGTACTTTTACCACAACCTGATTCCCCAACTAATCCGAAAATCTCCCCTTGATAGAGTTCTAAATTAATTCCATCTACCGCTTTAATTGTTTCCCCTGGCTTTTTCCATAGTTTTTCGATAAAATTTGGTTCTATAGTGTAATGTTGCTGCAATTCGGTAATCCGCAATATGGGTGATTGGGAAGTTTCTTCCCTAGTTCCCTCATCCACGGCTTGAATATGCAAAGCTGCTTTTAATAGCGATCGCGTATATTCATGTTGAGGTTCTCTCAATACAGTTTCAGTCGCACCCATTTCTACCATTTTGCCCTGATACATCACACCGATGCGATCGCAATATTCTCCCACCATCGCTAAATCGTGAGAAATCAATAACAACGCCATATTTTCTTCACTACATAGGCGGGTTAATTCTTGTAAAATCTGCGCGGAGACAGTGACATCTAAACTGGTGGTGGGTTCATCAGCCACAATTAACTTAGGATTGAGAAGTAAAGCCAAAGCGATCGCTACCCGTTGACGCATTCCACCGCTAAACTCATGAGGATACTGAGACCAACGACTTGCTGGAATATTCACTTTTTCCAAAGTTGCGATCGCTATTTCCTTCGCTTCTTTGGTGGATAATTTTGGTGAATGGGCTTGAAGAGTTTCAATGCAATGCTTACCAATAGTCATCAACGGATCAAGCCGTGTCATGGGATCTTGAAAAATGAGTGCGATCGCCTCTCCCCGAAATTTCCGCAACTGCCCAGGCATCAAATCAAACACCGATTCACCCTGAAATGTCACCCGCCCCTCAACGCGACTAGAAGGGGGTAACAAGCGCATTGCAGCCCTTCCTAGAGTTGATTTACCACAACCCGACTCACCCACCAAACCCATTCTTTCCCCAGGTTGTAAAGTCAAAGATACATCATCAACTGCCCAACTTACCGCTTCTTCTTGAGGCTGAGGATAAGCAACACGCAGATTTTCTATACAAAATAAAGCTTCATTCATATATTTATTAGTTGTCAGCCGTGAGATACCATTTGGGATAATCAGTTTAAATTTCCGCCAGTCTATTAGATTAACTCCCCAATGCGGATTAGGGACATCCAAAGAAAAATACTCAACTACCTAACGCAAAAAAACTCTCAAAACATCCAGTTCCCCTCCTCGCTTGCGGGGAGGGGCTAGGGGTGGGGTTTTATGACACAAAAGAAAGAGAATTTCCCGACTTTTGTCTACCGTAGCCAGCAAAGGGGACAGTGAAAAACGAAATTTAAGAATTGTCTCCCAAAGCCTTTCTAATTGTTTCAGTATCCAATTCTAATAATTCTGCTATCTCCTGAATGCTGAGTCCCCGTTGCACAAGCTTGGGCAAAATATTTAATTTGGCTTTTATTTCCCCTTCTTCTTTTGCTTCTTGATAAACTCTAGTTTCTTTCAGCAAGTTTAAATTCAGCATGGATTCTATTTCCTCGCGGCTTAAATTAGGAAACTTGTAGACAACGATTGTCTCTATAAATTCTATAACTTTTTTTTGGATGAGAGTATCTGTCAATTCCTCCCTAGCTTTTTCAATGAGAGTTTTGGCGAGTTCTTCAGCTTTGTTTTCATTCTCTACAACTAAGCGAACAATTCCTACTCCCAGAGAATTATTTGGTAAATCTTCGAGTTCGTCCAGGTAAAAGCGACGCAGATGAGGTGACAACAAAGAACGATAACGCAGGGGATAGCTACGTTC
The Nodularia sp. LEGE 06071 genome window above contains:
- a CDS encoding dipeptide ABC transporter ATP-binding protein — protein: MNEALFCIENLRVAYPQPQEEAVSWAVDDVSLTLQPGERMGLVGESGCGKSTLGRAAMRLLPPSSRVEGRVTFQGESVFDLMPGQLRKFRGEAIALIFQDPMTRLDPLMTIGKHCIETLQAHSPKLSTKEAKEIAIATLEKVNIPASRWSQYPHEFSGGMRQRVAIALALLLNPKLIVADEPTTSLDVTVSAQILQELTRLCSEENMALLLISHDLAMVGEYCDRIGVMYQGKMVEMGATETVLREPQHEYTRSLLKAALHIQAVDEGTREETSQSPILRITELQQHYTIEPNFIEKLWKKPGETIKAVDGINLELYQGEIFGLVGESGCGKSTLSRTILQLIRPTAGKVEFLGQELTTLSPQAIRASRRQMQMIFQDPHACLNPVMTVGQSIADPLFIHNLADADKAKSQVLWMLEKVGLTPPELYYQRYPADLSGGQQQRVAIARALITRPKLLICDEPVSMLDASVQTQVLDLMLELKVEFELTYLFITHDLWLARFLCDRIAVMHSGQIVELGTTKQIFSNPQHTYTKTLLAAAPLLARA
- a CDS encoding Rpn family recombination-promoting nuclease/putative transposase; this encodes MKTDAIFYEIFKEFPHIFFEIIGAPDTNTNTYEFSAPEIKQKSFRLDGLFSPLETFPNQPLYFVEIQFYKDEEFYDRLFTSIFLYFTQYQPLNPDWLAIVIYDKRSNERSYPLRYRSLLSPHLRRFYLDELEDLPNNSLGVGIVRLVVENENKAEELAKTLIEKAREELTDTLIQKKVIEFIETIVVYKFPNLSREEIESMLNLNLLKETRVYQEAKEEGEIKAKLNILPKLVQRGLSIQEIAELLELDTETIRKALGDNS